One segment of Gemmatimonadaceae bacterium DNA contains the following:
- a CDS encoding peptidoglycan-binding protein has translation MKISQYISRYRALGILCFSAVAALDASAQTRVVVPEGTVMIVRTATALESSTARPGQTFETVVADTVRVDNFTVIPAGSRIRGVVVAAQAATRQQSGAIDVRFDRLALPNGSSVAVSGRLTSTDAAERRQIESDPNARVVLVGGRTGVGAAIAGAGGDAASGILGALGGLLSSGADVRLPAGTPLAVQLESGLVLTRSGAARSPDAFTIYTSSEMIRAAQQALARQNYYRGTINGQLDDATRNALFEYQVDKGIIATGNLDGRTAQMLGLSASSAFAVLSPAEASLLRRGATALVARERQDLMISTAGRMDTRRLYAEGDVELLFALSAFADNSELYEQLVRVSGNVEGVVLAGRSLVASARRVDAALTQARTTSQVQNAWTSIRAQLAELDPTYR, from the coding sequence ATGAAAATCAGCCAATACATCTCGCGCTATCGCGCGCTTGGTATCCTGTGCTTTTCCGCGGTAGCCGCGTTGGACGCGTCCGCGCAGACGCGGGTAGTGGTGCCCGAGGGCACCGTGATGATTGTCCGCACCGCTACCGCGTTGGAGTCTTCCACCGCGCGACCCGGCCAGACGTTCGAGACGGTGGTTGCCGACACGGTACGCGTGGACAACTTCACCGTCATCCCGGCAGGTAGTCGCATTCGTGGAGTAGTGGTCGCCGCGCAAGCCGCCACGCGGCAGCAGTCCGGCGCCATCGACGTCCGGTTCGACCGCCTTGCGCTTCCGAACGGCAGCTCGGTCGCGGTCAGCGGCCGCCTGACGAGCACTGACGCGGCTGAGCGGCGTCAGATCGAGTCCGATCCGAACGCGCGAGTCGTTCTCGTTGGCGGGCGCACCGGAGTCGGCGCCGCGATAGCCGGAGCCGGCGGCGACGCTGCGTCGGGGATTCTCGGCGCACTCGGTGGGCTGCTCTCGTCCGGTGCCGACGTTCGTCTTCCCGCGGGCACTCCGCTCGCCGTGCAGCTCGAATCCGGACTCGTGCTCACGCGCAGCGGAGCGGCGCGCTCCCCGGACGCGTTCACCATCTACACGAGCTCCGAAATGATCCGGGCGGCGCAACAGGCGCTGGCGCGGCAGAACTACTACCGCGGCACGATCAACGGGCAGCTCGACGATGCCACGCGGAACGCTCTGTTCGAATACCAGGTGGACAAGGGAATAATCGCGACCGGAAATCTCGACGGCCGGACCGCGCAGATGCTCGGCCTTTCTGCGAGCAGCGCGTTCGCGGTCCTCTCGCCCGCGGAAGCTTCGCTGCTTCGCAGGGGCGCAACGGCGCTGGTCGCGCGCGAGCGTCAGGATCTCATGATCTCCACGGCGGGGCGGATGGATACGCGCCGGCTGTACGCCGAGGGGGACGTCGAGCTGCTGTTCGCGCTGTCGGCGTTCGCCGACAATTCGGAGCTATATGAGCAGCTCGTGCGCGTCTCCGGCAACGTCGAGGGCGTGGTACTCGCGGGTAGATCGCTCGTCGCGAGCGCGAGGCGCGTGGACGCAGCGCTCACGCAGGCGCGAACCACATCGCAGGTGCAGAACGCCTGGACATCCATCCGCGCCCAGCTCGCGGAGCTGGATCCGACCTATCGGTAG
- a CDS encoding diacylglycerol kinase family protein, which translates to MRRALVIANPASHGGARRQAAAARELARAKIEADSVATEYAGHAAVIAAERAGSYDAVFTLGGDGTAMDVIGALAGKGPPVGILPGGTGNLLARSLGIPLRVRPAVRALAAGREARIDLGQLGDGRLFGIGAGVGVDATMIAETPRWLKRRLGVLSYVIVGLRSLLRFDAFQVSGTVDGVPFERSASAILVANFGTMFRHLLTLGDGILHDDGVLNVCIFSPTTNADATRITWKMMRRDFSPDPCMSYLSGREIEITTVPARTVQADGELAGSTPLGVRVLPGAGRLILPSGRGRGL; encoded by the coding sequence ATGCGGCGTGCCCTCGTCATTGCGAATCCCGCCTCACACGGCGGCGCGAGGAGGCAGGCCGCCGCTGCCCGCGAGCTGGCGCGCGCGAAGATTGAAGCGGACTCCGTAGCTACAGAATACGCGGGGCACGCCGCCGTGATCGCCGCGGAGCGAGCCGGCTCTTATGACGCCGTGTTCACATTAGGCGGAGACGGCACTGCGATGGACGTGATTGGCGCGCTCGCGGGCAAAGGGCCGCCGGTCGGGATCCTACCCGGCGGCACCGGCAACCTCCTCGCCCGGTCGCTCGGCATACCGCTCAGAGTGCGCCCGGCCGTAAGGGCTCTCGCGGCCGGTCGCGAAGCGCGGATCGATCTGGGCCAGCTCGGTGACGGCCGGCTCTTCGGGATCGGGGCCGGCGTCGGAGTGGACGCCACGATGATCGCCGAGACCCCGCGTTGGCTCAAGCGCCGCCTTGGCGTGCTGTCGTACGTGATCGTCGGGCTGCGCTCGCTCCTTCGCTTCGACGCGTTCCAGGTCAGCGGAACCGTCGATGGGGTGCCGTTCGAGCGGAGCGCGTCCGCCATTCTCGTCGCGAATTTCGGGACGATGTTCCGACACCTGCTCACGCTCGGCGACGGAATTCTGCACGACGACGGCGTGCTCAACGTCTGCATTTTCTCGCCGACGACCAACGCCGACGCCACGCGAATCACCTGGAAGATGATGCGGCGCGATTTCTCGCCCGACCCGTGCATGTCCTACCTCTCGGGTCGCGAGATCGAGATCACCACGGTCCCCGCGCGTACCGTCCAGGCCGACGGAGAGCTGGCCGGATCCACTCCGCTCGGCGTGCGCGTTCTCCCGGGCGCGGGGCGGCTGATTCTTCCGAGCGGCAGGGGACGAGGGCTCTGA